ACCGGTGCTCAGACCGCCGCCCTCCGCGCCCAGCATCAGGGCGGCGCGCTCCAGGGTGTGCGGAGCGACTTCGTCAATGCCGGTGGCCTTCTCGGCCGGGGTGAGGGCGAGCAGGGTGAAGCCCGCTTCCCGTACAGCGGCCAGGTCCCGGGGCCAGCCCTCCAGGCGGGCGTACGGCACGGAGAACACCGCGCCCATGGAGACCTTGACCGAGCGGCGGTAGAGCGGGTCGGCGCAGTCCGGGGAGAGCAGCACGGCGTCCATGCCGAGGGCCGCCGCGCTGCGGAAGATCGCGCCGATGTTGGTGTGGTCGTTGACCGCTTCCATGACCACGATGCGCCGGGCCCCGGCGAGGAGTTCGGTGGCGTCCGGCAGCTGCTTGCGCTGCATGGAGGCCAGCGCCCCACGGTGGACGTGGTACCCCGTCACCCGCTCGGCGAGGTCCGGGCTGACGGCGTAGACCGGCGCCGGGACCTCGT
This portion of the Streptomyces sp. 2114.4 genome encodes:
- a CDS encoding RNA methyltransferase, whose amino-acid sequence is MAEIITVDDPDDPRLADYTGLTDVELRRRREPAEGLFIAEGEKVIRRARQAGYEMRSMLLSAKWVDVMRDVIDEVPAPVYAVSPDLAERVTGYHVHRGALASMQRKQLPDATELLAGARRIVVMEAVNDHTNIGAIFRSAAALGMDAVLLSPDCADPLYRRSVKVSMGAVFSVPYARLEGWPRDLAAVREAGFTLLALTPAEKATGIDEVAPHTLERAALMLGAEGGGLSTGALRAADEWVRIPMAHGVDSLNVGAAAAVAFYAVTTGRPA